The genomic segment TTTGCAGGAGAATTTACCAATAAGACATTTAAGTATATTATGATTCGGCCCGTTTCTTTAGGCAAACTTTTCTGGAGTAAACTTATCGCATTATGGTTGTATTGTGGTCAGGTGATTTTGTTTGTTGGGATTGTAAGTCTGGTGATTGGTTTTATATTATGGGGAGCTGGCCCGGTTCATGGAGAAAAAAGTATAGTATTAGAGGATGGATTACTTAGGCCTGGTATATTTTATCTTGGGACCTGGATAAATATTATTTTTATTATTACTTTAGCTGCTTTTTTTGCAGTTATTTTAAAAAATCAGGTTAGTACTGTCATTACTACCATGGGAGTTTTTATTTTGATGGCTATAAGTACTAAAGTAATACCGCAGATGATGGAATTTTCACCTATTGGCTTTTATAATTTAAAGCCATATCTTGTAGGTACGGTTGTTCAATGGAGTAAGATTGGACAAGGGATTGTTGTAACCTGGGGGTATAGTGTTGTTTTATTTCTCTTAAGTTATTTAATCCTTGTAAAAAAGGATATTTTACTGTAAAAGGGGGTAGTTAAGTGATTAGATTATTAAGGGTTGAATTACTCAAAATAATAAAAATGAAGCAGATTTATTTAAATTTGGTTGGAGCAATTTTGTTTGGATTAATAATCTTTTTAAACTACATTGGTGAAAGTGAGATTTCAGCTTTTGAGTTTCCAATTGGCAGTTTAAGTAATCTTACTCAAACTTTTGTGATTATAATTTTTCTTGGGTTTAGTAGTTATATTTATGGGATTGAGATTCAAGAAAAAACATTAAAAATTTTACATACCAAGCCAATTCCAGCCTGGAAAGTTGTTTTAGTTAAATTCTTTGTTGGTATTATCTATACATTTTTGCTACTTTTCAGTGTTGGTTTTATAGTTTTTATTATTGCTAGTATTTTTTATCCTTT from the Anoxybacter fermentans genome contains:
- a CDS encoding ABC transporter permease; this encodes MKYVRTELFKLRHSLQAIFGYGLALFLILVIIIGYKVRGDFTISGLDITLVSLGNLVNSMTVHFIMVLVTSFLFAGEFTNKTFKYIMIRPVSLGKLFWSKLIALWLYCGQVILFVGIVSLVIGFILWGAGPVHGEKSIVLEDGLLRPGIFYLGTWINIIFIITLAAFFAVILKNQVSTVITTMGVFILMAISTKVIPQMMEFSPIGFYNLKPYLVGTVVQWSKIGQGIVVTWGYSVVLFLLSYLILVKKDILL
- a CDS encoding ABC transporter permease, with product MIRLLRVELLKIIKMKQIYLNLVGAILFGLIIFLNYIGESEISAFEFPIGSLSNLTQTFVIIIFLGFSSYIYGIEIQEKTLKILHTKPIPAWKVVLVKFFVGIIYTFLLLFSVGFIVFIIASIFYPLTDFPDQSGSNIIPVTEGINYIVLAYFMQGLALIFVTALCITLSIILDSPVMALILTFFVMLFSFIAGNVEFIRPVLPTTHWLIWREIIQRKIAWGHVWNSLMILGIYSFILFGIAVYAYRLKEVKI